The following are encoded together in the Lagopus muta isolate bLagMut1 chromosome Z, bLagMut1 primary, whole genome shotgun sequence genome:
- the CCDC68 gene encoding coiled-coil domain-containing protein 68 isoform X3, whose protein sequence is MAEVEERLRRMEEEQRTLSAKKLNLELQLRQLHSPTCGPLREEIRTLDDQLAHLQAVMQRQHGALRGVIRQAEELRKEARMKEQRVEEMEERLRGLEEENKELKARLTAQLGQSAARLSKGVGTESFRPIGSLEAVQSSRIRKLYQSGGRMES, encoded by the exons ATGGCGGAAGTGGAAGAGAGGCTGCGAAGgatggaggag GAGCAGCGAACGCTGAGCGCCAAGAAACTCaacctggagctgcagctccgCCAGCTTCACTCCCCGACCTGCGGCCCTTTGCG GGAGGAGATCAGGACCTTGGACGATCAGCTGGCCCACCTGCAGGCTGTGATGCAGAGGCAACATGGCGCCTTGCGTGGGGTCATTCGTCAA GCGGAGGAGCTGAGGAAGGAAGCGAGGATGAAGGAGCAGAGGgtggaggagatggaggagaggctgagggggTTGGAGGAGGAG AATAAGGAGCTGAAGGCGAGATTGACAGCTCAGCTGGGCCAATCCGCCGCCAGGCTTTCCAAAGGGGTGGGGACCGAAAGCTTTCGTCCCATTGGTTCTTTGGAGGCGGTGCAAAGCTCCCGGATTCGCAAGCTCTACCAATCAGGAGGCAGAATGGAGTCCTAG
- the CCDC68 gene encoding coiled-coil domain-containing protein 68 isoform X1 — MDPIDQQLLDLNHQNRILRLQLEATREAGIQALKSASQRFSETYKKKQEELKKSHHEEKQRMEAGRIIELRKEWRKKMAEEEETKAAHGGSGREAAKDGGGAANAERQETQPGAAAPPASLPDLRPFAGGDQDLGRSAGPPAGCDAEATWRLAWGHSSSGGAEEGSEDEGAEGGGDGGEAEGVGGGE; from the exons ATGGACCCCATCGATCAGCAACTCCTGGACCTCAACCACCAGAACAGAATCCTCCGCCTTCAG TTGGAAGCGACGCGAGAAGCCGGAATCCAAGCTTTAAAATCAGCATCCCAACGATTTTCGGAGACCTATaagaagaaacaggaagaactgaagaaatCCCACCATGAGGAGAAGCAGCGAATGgag GCAGGCAGGATCATAGAGTTGAGGAAGGAGTGGCGGAAGAAGATGGCggaggaagaggaaacaaaGGCGGCGCATGGCGGAAGTGGAAGAGAGGCTGCGAAGgatggaggag GAGCAGCGAACGCTGAGCGCCAAGAAACTCaacctggagctgcagctccgCCAGCTTCACTCCCCGACCTGCGGCCCTTTGCG GGAGGAGATCAGGACCTTGGACGATCAGCTGGCCCACCTGCAGGCTGTGATGCAGAGGCAACATGGCGCCTTGCGTGGGGTCATTCGTCAA GCGGAGGAGCTGAGGAAGGAAGCGAGGATGAAGGAGCAGAGGgtggaggagatggaggagaggctgagggggTTGGAGGAGGAG AATAA
- the CCDC68 gene encoding coiled-coil domain-containing protein 68 isoform X2, with amino-acid sequence MDPIDQQLLDLNHQNRILRLQLEATREAGIQALKSASQRFSETYKKKQEELKKSHHEEKQRMEAGRIIELRKEWRKKMAEEEETKAAHGGSGREAAKDGGGAANAERQETQPGAAAPPASLPDLRPFAGGDQDLGRSAGPPAGCDAEATWRLAWGHSSK; translated from the exons ATGGACCCCATCGATCAGCAACTCCTGGACCTCAACCACCAGAACAGAATCCTCCGCCTTCAG TTGGAAGCGACGCGAGAAGCCGGAATCCAAGCTTTAAAATCAGCATCCCAACGATTTTCGGAGACCTATaagaagaaacaggaagaactgaagaaatCCCACCATGAGGAGAAGCAGCGAATGgag GCAGGCAGGATCATAGAGTTGAGGAAGGAGTGGCGGAAGAAGATGGCggaggaagaggaaacaaaGGCGGCGCATGGCGGAAGTGGAAGAGAGGCTGCGAAGgatggaggag GAGCAGCGAACGCTGAGCGCCAAGAAACTCaacctggagctgcagctccgCCAGCTTCACTCCCCGACCTGCGGCCCTTTGCG GGAGGAGATCAGGACCTTGGACGATCAGCTGGCCCACCTGCAGGCTGTGATGCAGAGGCAACATGGCGCCTTGCGTGGGGTCATTCGTCAA AATAA